One window from the genome of Pieris napi chromosome 12, ilPieNapi1.2, whole genome shotgun sequence encodes:
- the LOC125054710 gene encoding uncharacterized protein LOC125054710, producing MQASPKLKEAYDNVISEYLNKGYISPAPLDTEETRNLPSYTIPHHGIIREDKLTSKLRIVLDGSSKSSSQISLNDILYNGQNLQGNLFHIIVNFRLFRIALSADIRQMFLCIGVRPCDRRFQRILYRFSPQEPLKVYEFNRVCFGLKSSPFHALRTIKQLVLDEGASYPRAQQTVNTGLYMDDFVYSIDNEDEAISTAAEVIALMKAGQFDLVKWTSNSQRVLDSITPSHRLSAVKEFDDSDSHKVLGLCWSPATDNFSVKICTTAESCTKRTILSCVARIWDVMGFVAPVVLYAKLLIKQLWLCECDWDDIPPDHIIQQWSRFKEELPLLGKIKIPRHVGIASGDVVTVVGFADASERAYGGVVYFHVRDSQGLRKNSFSLISAKSKVSPRKVVSLARLELCAILVLSNLIANVINACNNRINIDRVFAFSDSTVALCWVHSSPHRWDTFVANRVSKIQNEFPPQTFYHIAGHENPADCLSRGLSPAQIIDHPLWFCGPQWILSDPSFWPVTDFNPSTVSQPPEVKKHVTLFTAEDCEKVEKSFLITLANRFSSWSKLLRIVVYICRFVKLLPRRSTIIAADLDYAENLILSDLQRSHFFNEIASLRTGKRCTPAFQRLKPFLQNKLLRVGGRLSNADIKFDSKHPLILPRKGHILNLIVDYYHKLNCHAGPELLMSILRQKYWILSARNLIRSRVHKCLPCFRLRAKPNFPEMADHRSCRVTPVAKPFVHTGTDYAGPFKVSSSRGRGIRSFKAYVCLFVCLTTRAVHIEVAGDLSTASFLGAFKRFLSRRGPVARVYSDNGTNYVGAKRTLSELHDFLVSKHFNSEFGHVLAETRIDWSLNTPAASHFGGNWETNIKSLKTHLYRVIGDQILTFEEFSTVLAQIEAVMNSRPLCRTLSNDPSEPLALTPAHFLNLTPLKYLPAREIEEDRLHLLSRHELVDKLVQSFWKRWKSDYLHTLQMRNKWNTSAKPISNGDVVIVIVDNAPPLHWPLGIVEEVFPGSNGVIRVVRVRTASGTYLRPVVRLCPLPSE from the coding sequence ATGCAGGCATCACCTAAATTAAAGGAGGCGTATGATAACGTGATtagtgaatatttaaataagggtTATATTTCTCCCGCTCCTCTAGACACTGAAGAAACTCGGAATTTACCCTCATATACAATACCTCACCATGGTATAATAAGAGAAGATAAACTTACTTCTAAATTACGCATCGTCCTGGACGGTAGTTCAAAGTCCAGTTCCCAAATCTCGCTTAatgacattttatataatgggCAAAATCTGCAAGGAaacttatttcatattattgttaattttcgcTTATTTCGTATCGCTCTCTCCGCTGACATTCGTCAAATGTTTCTTTGCATTGGAGTTCGGCCATGTGACCGAAGGTTCCAACGCATTCTGTATCGCTTTTCGCCGCAAGAACCCTTGAAGGTTTATGAATTTAACCGCGTTTGTTTCGGACTGAAGTCTAGCCCGTTTCACGCTCTTCGTACCATAAAGCAACTAGTTTTGGATGAAGGTGCTTCTTATCCGCGAGCACAGCAAACAGTCAACACTGGTTTGTATATGGACGATTTTGTCTACAGCATTGACAACGAAGATGAGGCTATTTCCACCGCTGCGGAAGTAATCGCTTTGATGAAAGCCGGACAATTTGATCTTGTTAAATGGACAAGCAATTCACAAAGAGTCTTGGATTCTATTACGCCGTCGCATCGTCTCTCTGCTGTAAAGGAGTTTGATGACTCTGATTCGCATAAGGTACTAGGACTATGCTGGTCACCCGCAACAGATAATTTTAGTGTTAAAATCTGTACAACCGCTGAATCATGTACAAAGCGTACTATTCTGTCGTGTGTCGCTAGGATATGGGACGTCATGGGATTTGTTGCACCAGTGGTCTTATACGCAAAACTTCTCATAAAACAACTTTGGTTGTGTGAATGTGATTGGGATGATATACCACCCGACCACATCATTCAACAGTGGTCCCGTTTTAAGGAGGAACTTCCTCTTcttggaaaaattaaaattccacgACATGTTGGCATCGCGTCCGGTGATGTTGTAACCGTTGTGGGCTTCGCGGACGCAAGTGAAAGGGCCTACGGAGGAGTTGTGTACTTTCATGTAAGAGACAGTCAAGGTCTTCGCAAAAACTCATTTAGTCTGATAAGCGCTAAATCTAAAGTGTCACCTCGTAAGGTGGTTTCGCTAGCACGTCTCGAGCTTTGTGCAATATTAGTCTTAAGCAACTTAATTGCTAATGTAATTAATGCTTGTAACAATCGCATTAATATAGATCGTGTTTTCGCATTCTCAGACTCGACTGTAGCTCTTTGTTGGGTGCATTCTTCGCCCCATCGTTGGGATACTTTCGTTGCTAATAGAGTCTCTAAGATTCAGAATGAATTTCCACCGCAAACATTTTATCACATCGCTGGCCATGAAAACCCCGCTGATTGTTTATCTCGTGGCCTTAGTCCCGCACAAATCATTGATCATCCGCTTTGGTTCTGCGGTCCTCAATGGATTCTATCAGATCCAAGTTTTTGGCCTGTTACGGATTTTAATCCATCTACTGTGTCTCAGCCTCCAGAAGTAAAGAAGCATGTAACTCTTTTCACTGCTGAAGACTGTGAAAAGGTTgagaaaagttttttaattacgcTTGCAAATCGTTTTTCATCGTGGTCAAAGCTTTTACGCATTGTCGTTTATATCTGtcgttttgttaaattattgcCTCGGCGTAGTACTATAATCGCAGCGGATTTAGATTACGCTGAGAATTTAATACTGAGTGACCTTCAACGGTCCCACTTCTTCAACGAAATCGCTAGCTTACGTACAGGCAAGCGATGTACCCCTGCTTTTCAGCGCCTCAAGCCATTCCTTCAGAACAAACTTCTTAGAGTCGGAGGACGGTTGAGTAATGctgatataaaatttgatagtAAGCATCCACTCATACTTCCTCGGAAAGGTCATATTTTGAATCTTATAGTGGATTACTATCACAAATTGAATTGCCATGCAGGTCCGGAGCTATTGATGTCCATACTGCGTCAAAAATATTGGATTTTGTCCGCTCGAAATTTAATTCGAAGCCGGGTTCACAAATGTTTACCCTGTTTTCGACTCCGCGCTAAACCAAATTTTCCTGAAATGGCCGATCATCGCTCCTGCCGAGTTACACCAGTCGCTAAACCCTTCGTACATACTGGCACTGATTACGCGGGTCCCTTTAAAGTGAGTAGTTCGCGTGGACGCGGAATTCGATCGTTCAAGGCATACGTATGtctttttgtgtgtttaacCACCCGCGCTGTTCACATAGAAGTTGCAGGTGATTTGAGCACAGCTAGCTTCCTTGGAGCTTTTAAGCGTTTTCTATCACGCCGTGGTCCCGTGGCTCGCGTGTACTCAGATAACGGCACTAATTACGTAGGCGCAAAGCGCACGCTTTCGGAGTTACACGACTTCTTAGTTTCAAAACACTTTAACTCTGAGTTTGGTCACGTATTAGCTGAAACTCGCATTGATTGGTCATTAAATACTCCAGCTGCTAGTCATTTTGGTGGCAATTGGGAGACCAATATTAAGAGCCTTAAAACTCATTTATACCGGGTGATAGGTGATCAAATTCTAACTTTCGAGGAGTTCAGCACTGTACTTGCACAGATCGAGGCAGTGATGAACTCGCGGCCACTGTGTCGCACGCTATCCAATGATCCATCGGAACCTCTCGCGTTAACACCCGCACACTTTTTAAACTTAACACCGCTAAAGTATCTACCAGCTAGAGAAATCGAAGAAGATAGATTACATTTGCTTTCGCGTCATGAGTTAGTTGACAAGCTAGTGCAATCCTTTTGGAAGCGCTGGAAGTCTGATTACCTTCATACATTGCAAATGCGGAACAAGTGGAACACATCAGCTAAGCCAATTTCTAACGGCGATGTTGTAATAGTTATTGTTGACAATGCACCGCCGCTCCACTGGCCGTTAGGAATAGTGGAGGAAGTTTTCCCTGGTTCAAACGGTGTTATACGTGTGGTCCGCGTTCGCACGGCGTCAGGTACCTATCTACGTCCTGTAGTACGTCTCTGTCCCCTACCTAGCGAATAG